Proteins found in one Kluyveromyces marxianus DMKU3-1042 DNA, complete genome, chromosome 2 genomic segment:
- the HAC1 gene encoding transcription factor HAC1 — protein sequence MAGKNSVCDIPADFKPILPPRKRARTQEEKEQRRIERILRNRRAAHQSREKKRLHLQHLEEKCHLLERILKTVDIEKLSLKDAKLGGMVNRWKELDCQTQSYNAAAKQEMDSAMRSPESLTSSSPEHKENLLSCTTNSLDVSAGSVLSSGPVSTEEMSSTSPFVLPFEENGCSVLDEAENSSISNSGNADILGQNYYQLTSTPFVKVEDDYSVFVGGELNGNQHIAEESLIDTNPVVLFDNHNTTTTTNNNINKNVASETNEGWNLLLTSSPELKPELADSESFDLVDPIGLDTWRNPAVIVT from the coding sequence ATGGCAGGAAAAAACAGTGTGTGTGATATTCCAGCGGATTTTAAACCCATTTTGCCACCTCGCAAACGAGCAAGAACACAAGAGGAGAAGGAGCAAAGGAGGATCGAAAGGATTTTGCGTAACCGTAGGGCTGCTCACCAATCTCGTGAGAAGAAACGGTTGCATTTGCAACACTTGGAAGAGAAGTGTCACTTGTTGGAACGTATTTTGAAGACAGTtgacattgaaaagttgagTTTGAAGGATGCAAAGCTTGGCGGAATGGTTAATAGGTGGAAGGAGTTAGACTGTCAAACACAGTCGTATAACGCGGCCGCAAAACAGGAAATGGATTCGGCTATGCGTTCTCCAGAAAGCTTAACATCATCCAGTCCGGAACACAAGGAAAACCTTTTGAGCTGCACAACGAACTCTTTGGACGTTTCTGCTGGGTCAGTTTTATCCAGTGGTCCTGTATCAACAGAGGAAATGAGCTCCACTTCTCCCTTTGTTCTACcgtttgaagaaaatggcTGCTCTGTTCTTGATGAAGCAGAGAATAGCTCTATCAGTAATAGTGGTAACGCTGATATTCTAGGACAGAACTACTACCAGTTGACTTCGACCCCATTCGTGAAGGTAGAAGATGACTACTCAGTGTTCGTCGGAGGAGAGCTTAATGGCAACCAACATATTGCCGAAGAAAGTCTTATAGATACCAACCCTGTTGTTCTATTTGACAACCacaacaccaccaccaccaccaacaacaacattaACAAAAATGTTGCTTCAGAAACAAATGAGGGATGGAACCTTCTGTTAACCTCATCACCGGAACTGAAACCAGAACTGGCTGATTCTGAGTCATTTGATCTTGTAGATCCAATTGGCCTTGACACATGGCGCAATCCAGCAGTGATTGTAACATGA
- the SHM2 gene encoding glycine hydroxymethyltransferase SHM2, whose protein sequence is MPYALSESHKQLVSAHLTETDPEVEQIIKDEIDRQKHSIVLIASENFTSTSVFDALGTPMCNKYSEGYPGARYYGGNEHIDRMELLCQKRALEAFNLTADKWGVNVQTLSGSPANLQVYQALMRPHERLMGLFLPDGGHLSHGYQTENRKISAVSTYFESFPYRVDPKTGIIDYDTLEKNAILYRPKILVAGTSAYCRLIDYKRMREIADKVGAYLMVDMAHISGLIAAGVIPSPFEYADIVTTTTHKSLRGPRGAMIFFRRGIRSVNPKTGKEIPYDLEGPINFSVFPGHQGGPHNHTISALATALKQANTPEFKEYQVQVLKNAKVLEEVFKKLGYRLVSDGTDSHMVLVSLREKGVDGARVEYVCEKINIALNKNSIPGDKSALVPGGVRIGAPAMTTRGFGEPEFAKIVEYIDKAVQFAAKTQQSLPKEANRLKDFKAKVNEGSEELDQLKNEIYQWAGEFPLPV, encoded by the coding sequence ATGCCTTACGCCCTATCTGAATCTCACAAGCAATTGGTCTCTGCTCACTTGACTGAAACTGATCCAGAAGTTGAACAAATCATCAAGGATGAAATTGACAGACAAAAGCACTCTATCGTGTTGATTGCTTCTGAGAACTTCACCTCTACCTCTGTTTTCGATGCATTGGGAACTCCAATGTGTAACAAGTACTCCGAAGGTTACCCAGGTGCAAGATACTATGGTGGTAACGAACACATTGACCGCATGGAATTGCTATGTCAAAAGAGAGCTCTGGAAGCTTTCAACTTGACTGCTGACAAGTGGGGTGTCAACGTGCAAACTTTGTCTGGTTCTCCAGCCAACTTGCAAGTTTACCAAGCTTTGATGAGACCTCATGAAAGATTGATGGGTTTGTTCTTGCCAGATGGTGGTCACTTGTCTCACGGTTACCAAACCGAGAACAGAAAGATTTCTGCTGTTTCCACTTACTTCGAATCTTTCCCATACAGAGTTGACCCAAAGACTGGTATTATTGACTACGACACTTTGGAAAAGAATGCTATTTTGTACAGACCAAAGATTTTGGTTGCTGGTACTTCTGCATACTGTCGTTTGATCGATTACAAGAGAATGAGAGAAATTGCTGACAAGGTCGGTGCTTACTTGATGGTCGATATGGCTCACATTTCTGGTTTGATCGCTGCTGGTGTCATCCCATCTCCATTCGAATACGCTGATATTGTCACTACCACCACCCACAAGTCTTTGCGTGGTCCAAGAGGTGCcatgatcttcttcagaagaGGTATCAGATCTGTCAACCCAAAGACTGGTAAGGAAATTCCATACGACTTGGAAGGTCCAATCAACTTCTCTGTTTTCCCAGGTCACCAAGGTGGTCCACACAACCACACCATTTCCGCTTTGGCTACTGCTTTGAAGCAAGCTAACACCCCAGAATTCAAGGAATACCAAGTCCAAGTTCTAAAAAACGCCAAGGTTCTAGAAgaagttttcaaaaagttgGGTTACAGATTGGTCTCTGACGGTACTGACTCCCACATGGTTCTAGTCTCCTTGAGAGAAAAGGGTGTCGATGGTGCTCGTGTAGAATATGTTTgtgaaaagatcaacatTGCTTTGAACAAGAACTCTATTCCAGGTGACAAGTCTGCTTTGGTTCCAGGTGGTGTCCGTATTGGTGCTCCAGCAATGACTACCAGAGGTTTCGGTGAACCTGAGTTCGCTAAAATTGTTGAATACATTGACAAGGCTGTTCAATTCGCTGCCAAGACTCAACAATCTTTGCCAAAGGAAGCTAACAGATTAAAGGACTTCAAGGCTAAGGTTAACGAAGGTTCAGAAGAATTGgatcaattgaagaatgaaATCTACCAATGGGCTGGTGAATTCCCATTGCCAGTGtaa
- the RIM15 gene encoding protein kinase RIM15: MSQEFDETASISSSNYDKYLRLATDKNPSILLELDLDGNVKHVSKVWNSVVGTNRALILNKPISNIIIGTEYDKSVFQRALNMMLQDDNSYRVKFQTETGYLMGDTENMGLSSSSSSSINNESINSDDDSNHKDQHNSSSDQQAQLQDNSKNKINEDDEWYGNGESIELEAQGILVHDLYTQEPSHTMWIVKPFYDVDELDNLPYDLVKRLGFGAKIFSQYLQKIEDMMVLDEADLPNPNFELCRVCETMIPTWWLETHSQICVCEHRLESVVQSAQDELQEHRDLLESIITSLSKQRNLPINEYKGLPLPQNSSRVQSPSPLFQDITDCSDTTDSLDSTPPPPPQCNIGTNFKPLYLLKDLCDEALEVNISHLKTIDQNSKGTGLLNPTASFFQFSPNTEAHIDHVLNWNSTFDVMDPSINLLIQDTINLCRHKVETVIRMDNTLKYSLKVKNEVDLSISQLIKERIHSNRLNVSYTLDITPNNISGPPTTETLCSPQADMKLATPLPQRLSASSNLFSESYMGTDMIPEPHTFNNTTSEAALSQSYFENSRSNSAQLSKSVTPKQTVAESSQNSDAVSMETVSGVSTGSRSNPSTPKFSLNNYLHLPKLTSSISLTPRRGSPVNFHTPNASISQSNSQIHPTFFSSSNIMGALSTTKSVNENSPMLSPFISGSEGLPHSEQQQKVTPLSPLLLPTTGKSIVPSIKDYEVIKPISKGAYGSVYLAKKRVTGEYFAIKVLKKSDMIAKNQVTNVKSERAIMMVQSDKPYVAKLYATFQNRENLFLVMEYLSGGDMATLIKMMGNLPEKWAKQYICEVIVGVDDMHQNGIIHHDLKPDNLLIDSLGHIKLTDFGLSRMGLLRRHKEKRRNSQLHTSRKTSVPSDGSLSRKNSSTDSLHSASAGGSLFEVLKKTERSHSTSSSHSQPFSAIAEAPYLQRSGSHVSFTMAGLSRSGTPPLTATSNSNADHSIFPNQPHNHHSRTSSILSEVVHDSPKDFALFNPNDSKNFFGTPDYLAPETIQGIGESDTCDWWSVGCIFFEFLFGYPPFHGATADEVFENILAGTIDWPDFPDQETELEYISPEAKNLILKLLTLDPEKRLGANGSEEIKKHPYFKDVDWEHVYEEQPSFIPQVDNPEDTDYFDLRGASLQDFASSNYSDNDPDDYTMLDGTTGGKIIDAHLNRRLSNHSSGRNTPKQRLSISSVLEMVNNNNNNPESPIANNSPTTKHMPLAIPPHMRDRRTSKLNESASPEFGSFNYRNLNALDKANKDAITRLKSEHLSEFMHQRTSSSSISSSSSDNSGRLKHTNTGSTQASIPTSLSNRRSNSPLVLKLNSTSNSSPSRRNSVDTMNSQQQQLQQQQQQPIISKRNSDLSPYLAEESTTGGSSISSPLASKYKSPLSPPSVNVTPIGSSKTRKVSRNSLSSSTEDDERLSALSKVNSVRELRRRSGRKSSSNKEDIQYKLDVLLCEPIPIHRYRVAEDLESIGCSVVSVGAGDEMVRRATTGVKFDLIITAMKLSKIGAVDIAKLIRHTNSINCTTPIVALTVYYNDAKEAKVFDEVLEKPVSVQQLRKLVSKYALLKSQSEEDTLLSDTDF, encoded by the coding sequence ATGTCACAAGAATTTGATGAGACAGCGTCTATTTCCTCATCGAATTACGACAAGTACTTGCGGTTAGCAACGGACAAAAACCCAAGTATACTCTTGGAGCTTGATTTGGATGGCAACGTGAAGCATGTGAGTAAAGTCTGGAACTCTGTTGTTGGCACTAATCGAGCACTCATCTTAAACAAGCCAATCTCTAATATAATCATTGGTACCGAATATGATAAATCTGTTTTCCAGCGGGCTCTTAATATGATGTTGCAAGATGATAATAGTTACCGAGTAAAATTCCAAACGGAAACAGGATATTTGATGGGTGATACAGAAAACATGGGGCTTTCTAGTTCATCTTCCAGTTCTATTAATAACGAATCGATAAATTCGGATGATGATTCCAACCATAAAGACCAACATAACTCTTCTAGTGATCAACAAGCACAACTTCAAGATAATagcaagaacaaaattaacgaagatgatgaatggTATGGAAACGGAGAAAGTATCGAGTTAGAAGCACAAGGAATATTAGTTCACGATTTATACACACAAGAACCCTCCCATACAATGTGGATTGTTAAGCCTTTCTACGATGTCGATGAATTGGATAACCTACCTTATGATTTAGTCAAAAGATTGGGATTCGGAGCTAAGATTTTCTCTCAGTACTTGCAGAAAATCGAGGATATGATGGTCTTGGATGAAGCAGATCTTCCGAATCCTAACTTTGAGCTATGTAGAGTATGTGAAACTATGATACCTACATGGTGGTTGGAGACTCATTCTCAAATTTGTGTATGTGAACATAGGTTGGAAAGCGTGGTACAATCAGCACAAGATGAATTACAGGAACATAGAGATCTCCTAGAATCAATTATAACATCATTATCGAAACAGCGGAATCTCCCGATAAACGAATATAAAGGGCTTCCTTTACCACAAAATTCTAGCAGGGTTCAATCACCAAGTCCACTTTTTCAAGACATTACTGATTGTTCAGATACAACGGATTCACTGGATTCTACTCCCCCTCCGCCTCCTCAATGTAACATTGGCACCAATTTCAAACCATTGTACCTATTAAAAGATTTGTGCGATGAGGCCCTTGAAGTCAATATTAGTCACCTCAAAACAATCGACCAAAATAGTAAAGGTACTGGATTACTGAATCCTACGGCAtcttttttccagttttcCCCCAACACTGAAGCGCATATTGATCATGTGCTTAACTGGAATTCTACATTCGATGTAATGGACCCATCTATTAATCTATTGATTCAAGATACTATAAACTTATGCAGGCATAAGGTCGAAACAGTAATTAGGATGGATAACACCCTAAAATACTCACTAAAAGTTAAGAACGAAGTAGATTTGTCCATTTCGCAACtcattaaagaaagaattcaCAGTAATCGTTTGAATGTGTCCTATACTCTGGATATCACTccaaataatatttctGGACCCCCTACTACTGAGACGTTGTGCTCTCCACAAGCAGATATGAAACTTGCTACTCCACTCCCACAAAGACTTTCAGCTTCAAGTAACCTCTTTTCAGAATCTTATATGGGTACAGATATGATACCTGAACCGCATACTTTCAATAACACAACTTCAGAAGCGGCGTTATCGCAATCGTACTTTGAAAATTCAAGGTCCAATTCAGCACAATTGTCTAAGTCTGTTACACCTAAACAGACAGTTGCAGAATCCTCTCAAAATTCAGACGCGGTTTCAATGGAAACAGTATCAGGAGTTTCAACAGGTAGTAGATCGAACCCTTCCACTCCAAAATTTTCTCTGAACAATTATTTACATCTTCCTAAACTAACAAGCAGCATCAGCTTAACTCCTAGAAGAGGATCGCCTGTGAATTTTCATACACCTAATGCTTCGATTTCTCAAAGTAACTCCCAGATTCACCCaactttcttctcctcttCAAATATAATGGGTGCATTATCTACCACTAAATCGGTGAATGAAAACTCGCCAATGCTGTCACCTTTTATTTCTGGTTCTGAAGGACTACCACACTctgaacaacaacaaaaagtgACCCCACTATCCCCACTTCTCCTCCCAACTACAGGAAAATCTATAGTACCATCTATTAAGGACTATGAAGTGATCAAGCCAATAAGTAAAGGTGCGTACGGAAGCGTCTATCTCGCAAAAAAGAGAGTCACTGGCGAATATTTTGCTATAAAAGTGCTAAAAAAGTCTGATATGATAGCAAAGAATCAAGTCACTAATGTGAAGTCGGAAAGAGCCATCATGATGGTTCAAAGTGATAAGCCTTATGTTGCAAAATTGTATGCCACTTTCCAAAACAGAGAAAACCTATTCTTGGTCATGGAATACCTTAGTGGAGGGGATATGGCCACACTCATTAAAATGATGGGTAATTTACCTGAAAAGTGGGCGAAACAATATATTTGCGAAGTAATTGTTGGTGTAGATGATATGCATCAAAATGGTATAATTCATCATGACTTGAAACCAGATAATCTTTTAATCGATTCCCTTGGACATATAAAGTTAACTGACTTTGGTTTGTCAAGAATGGGTCTTTTGCGCCGTCataaggaaaagagaagaaatagTCAACTGCACACTTCTAGAAAGACTAGTGTTCCTTCGGATGGTTCTTTATCCCGTAAAAATTCGTCAACGGACTCATTGCATTCTGCGTCTGCTGGTGGCAgtctttttgaagttctgaaaaaaactgaaagaTCACACTCCACATCAAGCTCTCATTCCCAACCTTTTTCCGCTATAGCAGAAGCACCTTATTTGCAAAGAAGTGGTTCTCACGTTTCATTCACGATGGCCGGATTATCACGTTCGGGAACTCCGCCACTTACCGCGACCTCGAATTCAAATGCAGACCATTCGATTTTCCCAAACCAACCACATAACCATCATTCAAGGACTAGCTCTATCCTTTCGGAAGTGGTTCATGACTCTCCAAAAGATTTTGCATTGTTTAACCCCAATGACTCAAAGAACTTCTTCGGTACACCAGACTATCTTGCACCTGAAACTATTCAAGGTATTGGAGAAAGTGATACATGCGATTGGTGGTCTGTTGGTTGCATCTTTTTCGAATTTTTATTTGGTTATCCACCCTTCCATGGAGCGACTGCAGATGAAGTGTTTGAAAACATCCTTGCCGGTACAATAGACTGGCCAGATTTTCCGGATCAAGAGACTGAATTGGAGTATATTTCTCCAGAAGCAAAGAATCTTATTTTAAAACTTTTGACTCTTGACCCTGAGAAAAGATTGGGAGCAAACGGATCAGAAGAGATTAAGAAACATCCGTACTTCAAGGATGTGGATTGGGAGCACGTATATGAGGAACAACCTTCATTCATTCCTCAGGTTGATAACCCTGAAGATACCGATTACTTTGATTTACGAGGAGCCTCGTTACAAGATTTTGCATCCTCAAATTACTCAGATAACGACCCCGATGATTATACTATGTTGGATGGTACAACTGGTGGGAAAATAATTGACGCGCATCTGAATCGCCGTTTATCTAACCATAGTAGTGGTCGCAATACTCCAAAACAACGTCTGAGTATCAGTTCTGTACTCGAGATGgtgaacaacaacaataataatccTGAATCACCAATTGCCAACAATTCACCAACGACTAAGCATATGCCCCTGGCTATTCCACCCCATATGAGAGACAGAAGAACCAGCAAGCTAAACGAGTCTGCCTCTCCTGAGTTTGGCTCCTTTAACTACAGAAATTTAAATGCGTTGGACAAAGCCAACAAAGATGCAATCACAAGACTCAAGTCGGAACATCTGTCTGAGTTCATGCACCAAAGAACTTCGAGCTCTTCCATATCAAGCTCTTCGTCGGATAATTCCGGTAGATTGAAGCACACAAACACGGGTAGTACGCAGGCGTCTATTCCAACATCCTTAAGCAACAGAAGGTCGAATTCTCCGCTAgttttgaagttgaattcTACCTCTAACTCTTCTCCTAGTAGAAGGAACAGTGTAGACACTATGAACTCCCAGCAACAACagttgcagcagcagcagcagcaacctATCATCAGCAAAAGAAACTCCGATCTTTCACCTTATCTCGCCGAAGAATCAACCACAGGCGGTTCTTCAATATCCTCACCACTGGcttcaaaatataaatCACCTCTGTCCCCGCCATCAGTCAATGTGACCCCAATTGGATCTTCCAAGACACGCAAAGTGTCGAGAAACAGTCTCAGCTCCTCTACGGAGGATGATGAAAGGTTATCGGCACTATCGAAAGTCAACTCGGTGCGTGAACTAAGAAGACGCAGCGGTCGCAAGTCGTCATCCAATAAGGAGGACATACAGTACAAATTGGATGTTTTGCTTTGCGAACCTATCCCAATTCACAGGTACCGTGTAGCCGAGGATTTGGAAAGCATTGGCTGTTCAGTCGTTTCTGTTGGGGCAGGAGACGAGATGGTCCGTCGAGCAACGACAGGGGTGAAGTTCGACCTCATCATCACTGCAATGAAACTGTCAAAAATTGGAGCAGTCGATATAGCCAAGCTAATCAGACATACCAATAGCATCAACTGCACAACTCCCATTGTCGCCTTAACAGTATACTACAATGATGCAAAAGAAGCTAAAGTCTTTGACGAGGTCTTGGAAAAACCAGTTAGTGTCCAACAGCTTAGAAAATTGGTATCCAAGTACGCGCTGTTGAAGTCCCaaagtgaagaagacaCTCTATTGAGCGACACAGACTTCTGA
- the REX2 gene encoding Rex2p has translation MSATEPSSSIDASKANNNVTPEKGANSIASQVPGKLYKPIVWIDCEMTGLDHINDKIIEICCIITDGHLNIVDENGYESVIHYDNSVMDKMGEWCTNQHGKSGLTQKVLDSTKTRDQVEDELLNYIKKWIPEERKGVLAGNSVHMDRLFMIREFPRVIDHLFYRIIDVSSIMEVARRHNPQLSKVSYKKKGAHTAKADILESIEQLKFYQNHYFKNETETKEFVDMRTAEIQKEQLLEQQKEIEDAKVSTAAAEITTDKSEGNKRNTDSVIELGQQSESLHAKKKTRNE, from the coding sequence ATGTCAGCTACAGAACCTAGTTCATCTATTGATGCCAGTAAGGCTAATAACAATGTTACCCCCGAAAAAGGGGCTAACAGTATCGCTTCCCAGGTGCCAGGGAAACTCTACAAGCCCATTGTGTGGATAGACTGCGAAATGACAGGGCTAGATCACATTAACGACAAAATCATCGAGATCTGTTGTATTATTACTGACGGTCATTTAAACATTGTAGATGAGAACGGATATGAGAGTGTCATACACTACGATAACTCTGTTATGGACAAGATGGGCGAATGGTGCACCAATCAGCACGGTAAGAGTGGATTAACACAAAAGGTACTAGATTCAACAAAGACCAGGGACCAAGTTGAGGATGAGTTATTAAACTACATCAAAAAATGGATTCccgaagaaagaaaaggtgTCTTAGCGGGAAACTCTGTCCATATGGACAGACTCTTTATGATCAGGGAGTTCCCTCGCGTCATCGATCATCTGTTCTACAGAATCATCGACGTGTCAAGTATCATGGAGGTGGCTCGCAGACATAATCCACAACTCTCCAAGGTCTcttacaagaaaaaaggaGCTCATACCGCGAAAGCTGATATCCTTGAAAGCATTGAGCAATTAAAGTTTTACCAAAATCATTacttcaaaaatgaaacagAGACTAAAGAATTTGTAGATATGAGAACTGCAGAAATCCAGAAGGAACAACTGCTCGAGCAACAGAAAGAGATAGAAGATGCCAAGGTGTCAACCGCGGCAGCCGAGATCACAACTGACAAAAGCGagggaaacaaaagaaacacgGATTCTGTGATAGAGCTTGGGCAGCAGTCAGAATCATTACAcgcaaagaagaaaaccaGAAATGAATGA
- the AGX1 gene encoding alanine--glyoxylate transaminase, with amino-acid sequence MVSSGVREAMGIQSLAHTSPEFIKIFQQVLQKLRKVFQSTNPSDQPIVLSGSGTLGWDIAGTNLVSSGDNVLTVSTGFFSDSFAQCLESYGTNVDVLKSEPGKVVPLEKIESQLKSKTYQVITLTQVDTSTATLLDVASVAKLVQKVSPQTFIVVDGVCSIGCEEFKFSEWGIDYVLTASQKALGVPSGLSVSLISERALKYALNKKSTQGFFTNLKRWTPIMQAYEAGQGQYFATPSIQLVNALNVSLGEILDYGLDARVAKHKQTSDKFKQSLKDLGLTLVSDDACSAHGLTAVYVENPGHVIQTLKSANGIVIAGGILPEIKSKYIRVGHMGISATDDSLHHIDNVLTAIKNAI; translated from the coding sequence ATGGTATCCTCCGGAGTGAGAGAAGCTATGGGTATCCAATCTCTAGCACATACTTCCCCTGAGTTTATTAAGATCTTCCAACAGGTTTTGCAAAAGCTAAGAAAAGTGTTCCAAAGCACAAATCCTAGCGATCAACCAATCGTTTTGTCTGGTTCCGGAACTTTAGGTTGGGATATTGCCGGTACCaatttggtttcttctggagacAACGTTTTGACCGTTTCTACCGGGTTCTTCTCGGATTCTTTTGCTCAGTGTTTGGAGTCCTACGGCACCAATGTTGATGTGTTGAAGAGTGAGCCGGGGAAGGTCGTTCCATTAGAGAAAATTGAGTCGCAGCTTAAATCAAAGACATATCAAGTCATTACTTTGACCCAAGTTGACACTTCCACAGCTACTTTGCTAGATGTAGCCAGTGTCGCAAAGCTTGTCCAAAAAGTGTCGCCACAGACTTTCATCGTCGTTGACGGGGTATGTTCCATCGGTTGCGAAGAGTTCAAGTTTTCCGAATGGGGAATTGATTACGTATTAACCGCATCGCAAAAGGCCTTGGGTGTTCCTTCTGGATTGAGCGTTTCTTTGATAAGCGAACGTGCCCTTAAATACGCGCTAAACAAGAAGTCTACCCAAGGTTTCTTCACCAACTTAAAAAGATGGACTCCAATCATGCAGGCATACGAAGCTGGCCAGGGCCAGTACTTCGCTACCCCATCCATCCAGTTGGTAAACGCATTGAACGTCTCGCTTGGCGAAATCCTAGACTACGGCCTAGATGCCCGTGTAGCCAAGCATAAGCAGACTTCCGACAAGTTCAAGCAGAGCTTGAAAGACTTGGGTCTCACCCTGGTATCGGACGATGCATGCAGTGCCCATGGTCTCACTGCAGTTTACGTTGAGAATCCCGGTCACGTGATCCAAACCTTGAAGTCCGCTAACGGCATTGTCATCGCCGGAGGAATCCTACCGGAAATCAAGAGCAAGTACATCCGTGTTGGTCACATGGGCATTTCCGCTACAGACGATAGCTTGCACCACATCGACAATGTCCTAACAGCCATTAAGAACGCTATTTAA